In the Malus domestica chromosome 16, GDT2T_hap1 genome, one interval contains:
- the LOC108169738 gene encoding uncharacterized protein yields MESRTVLLFLYPGYQGPFIDTRKLFHPIVIKQQMVCSRYQRISRRVKSLGLSLWKMYLKNSCRRRLWMKQMNMLMYIKEYVSLQLQLLHQWHGSIDSEVKCEQGTCHWTKCRPKSNQGLTLKKSADDWSSATLQRTSGVPRLGNKR; encoded by the exons ATGGAAAGCCGGACAGTGTTGTTGTTCTTATACCCAGGATACCAAGGCCCCTTCATAGACACAAGGAAACTTTTTCACCCCATAGTGATAAAGCAACAAATGGTTTGCTCCAGGTATCAGAGGATATCGAGGAGGGTGAAGTCATTGGGATTATCACTCTGGAAGATGTATTTGAAGAACTCCTGCAG GAGGAGATTGTGGATGAAACAGATGAATATGTTGATGTACATAAAAG AATACGTGTCGCTGCAGCTGCAGCTGCTTCATCAGTGGCACGGCTCCATCGACTCGGAGGTTAAATGTGAACAAGGGACCTGCCACTGGACAAAAT GCAGGCCAAAAAGTAACCAAGGACTAACCCTCAAGAAATCTGCTGATGATTGGTCCTCGGCAACATTGCAACGGACTTCTGGCGTACCCCGTCTTGGAAATAAGAGATGA